In Crassostrea angulata isolate pt1a10 chromosome 6, ASM2561291v2, whole genome shotgun sequence, a genomic segment contains:
- the LOC128187998 gene encoding uncharacterized protein LOC128187998: protein MAYCIVIALLMVVVHYSDGGCHVNDWPHSCQANFRIGPQRCEPCESGSYGCHCSEPCPCGTYGQGCYHVCDCSDEQFCDPLVGCTNNSRTTDITTGKVESTPYIRSNTGDVKSTTSSKSDKDQLTILTIVGITTGTLLSIGVISNALCFCFLCRRKSDSFSLEKDVKSTEGVLELGTNEEDIDVHSYLTISDRSVRLYAAVHYDEAEDKKSSLSLSLHSEKEDLSIESKTSPSVSFHSKKEEDISIKSDTSKISQGYLTPVVTKAEETKSDSQRSSD from the exons ATGGCATATTGTATTGTTATTGCACTTCTTATGGTAGTTGTACACTATAGTGATGGAGGATGCCATGTTAATGACTG GCCGCACTCGTGTCAAGCCAACTTTAGAATAGGACCTCAAAGATGTGAAC CCTGTGAGTCTGGTAGTTACGGCTGTCACTGTTCAGAACCGTGTCCCTGTGGTACATACGGTCAGGGATGTTACCATGTTTGTGATTGTTCTGATGAACAATTCTGTGATCCTTTAGTAGGTTGTACCAACAACAGTAGGACTACAGATATAACAACCG GTAAAGTTGAATCTACGCCATATATTAGAAGTAATACAGGAGATGTGAAAAGCACCACTTCGTCGAAGAGTGATAAAGACCAACTGACAATTTTGACTATTGTCGGAATAACCACTGGCACGCTACTGTCAATAGGTGTTATTTCCAATGCACTTTGCTTCTGTTTCTTATGCAg ACGAAAATCAGACTCGTTTTCTCTTGAAAaag ATGTAAAATCAACTGAGGGGGTACTTGAACTAGGAACCAATGAAGAGGACATCGATGTTCATTCATATCTCACTATCAGTGATAGATCAGTCAGATTGTATGCAGCTGTCCATTACGACGAGGCAGAGGACAAAAAAAGTAGTCTTTCGTTATCACTACACAGTGAAAAAGAGGACTTAAGCATCGAAAGTAAAACAAGTCCTTCCGTATCCTTTCACAGCAAGAAAGAAGAGGATATAAGCATTAAAAGTGATACCAGTAAGATATCACAGGGATATTTGACTCCTGTTGTGACAAAAGCCGAGGAAACCAAATCGGATAGTCAACGATCTAGTGATTAG
- the LOC128187430 gene encoding uncharacterized protein LOC128187430 — protein sequence MSKKVKEWALIAVTLASIVLSLPKAIYFKVRTIEVEDNLFANVCGPDMSMFGAKEIIKGNTIFLIVMSSVLIIAMGILYSCVGGVIYRQTRHFKEMKDQSARLKLLFSNIAENGAKGSETAETNEDPDNIKETQHPQLKLMISGNPSSAVSSSTSIDVCKSGTMDSRKSNKTDTITLSHRKRSLAHSLSASAKAHKSSIMFIVITIVTILSFIPTWIFILFDSGSPGRWFRVSNLELQLFLFMRCLHAIGYTANPVIYAYYDRSFRRELKAMICRREALKRGLSSSS from the coding sequence ATGAGCAAGAAGGTAAAGGAATGGGCACTGATTGCTGTCACGTTGGCCTCTATAGTTCTCTCGTTACCAAAGGCCATATACTTCAAAGTTCGCACAATTGAAGTTGAAGACAATCTATTTGCAAATGTTTGCGGTCCGGATATGTCGATGTTTGGTGCAAAAGAAATAATCAAAGGCAACACAATTTTCTTGATTGTGATGTCCAGCGTCCTGATTATAGCTATGGGCATTCTCTACAGCTGTGTGGGAGGGGTGATATACAGACAAACGagacatttcaaagaaatgaagGATCAAAGTGCAAGACTGAAGCTGCTTTTTAGTAACATTGCTGAAAATGGTGCTAAAGGGTCGGAGACGGCAGAGACAAATGAAGACCCCGACAACATTAAAGAAACCCAGCATCCACAGTTAAAGTTGATGATATCAGGGAATCCATCTAGTGCGGTTAGCAGCAGTACATCGATAGATGTTTGCAAATCGGGTACTATGGATTCTAGGAAATCAAACAAGACGGACACAATTACTCTGTCTCACCGGAAGCGCTCTCTTGCCCATTCTCTTAGCGCTAGTGCTAAAGCTCACAAGTCCAGCATAATGTTCATCGTTATCACTATAGTGACAATTTTATCCTTTATTCCGACTTGGATTTTTATACTCTTTGACTCTGGTAGTCCCGGTAGATGGTTTAGGGTTTCGAACCTGGAACTTCAGTTGTTTCTATTCATGAGGTGCTTACATGCTATTGGTTATACGGCAAATCCGGTGATTTATGCTTACTATGACAGATCCTTCAGAAGAGAATTAAAAGCCATGATTTGTAGACGCGAGGCCTTGAAACGAGGTTTGTCAAGTTCTTCTTGA
- the LOC128190486 gene encoding protein O-linked-mannose beta-1,4-N-acetylglucosaminyltransferase 2-like, with product MHIGLLAVSSILVCVLSIYIFTKFTSENTEHTEKQNISHDNIENFNTMHWCSGQQSKICRFQSLCYQPVEDQFVYMTELASLKEVKSTFHSLSFSSVSELDVFSFVPVFMHRNISLPNVRWLDGDVILFKRFKPDNIMHVLHDDVIPLYHTIKFLGNRNFKLLFTDNYSQGPYDQLYRLFFDVKYKPTATKQDFLCFKNAFMGVSSVSKWYQYGYHGNLQGPVFNEELSSFHLQSVAASILKKLKSFTDTVHQYNQDYLVLFSRTETRKILNEEELISTLELSTKMKILVIHDGDISEIVYTVRASRGIIGMHGASLILGLFLKPGSILIELFPYAVNPENYTPYQTLAGIPGMSIIYRSWRNTDKARSVSHPEYPPEEGGIRHLAEKIQAEIMGQEEVPLHSCCNDPSWLFHINQDTIVDVERVANVTQEALFVSQQQMHVGHQTFSMEPSVVRNLHCSCVDDKLSLNWEHPWNLDYMENDGVQYRLGIQNRKTKEYNVFIVSVNSYKIEKDIDCNYSFDVWVNAEVNGIHGALKYIEC from the coding sequence ATGCACATTGGACTTCTGGCTGTGAGCAGTATTCTGGTTTGTGTTCTCTCAATTTACATCTTCACAAAATTCACCTCGGAGAATACAGAACacacagaaaaacaaaacataagtCATGATAATATTGAGAATTTTAATACCATGCACTGGTGCTCTGGACAGCAATCAAAGATATGTCGCTTTCAATCACTCTGCTATCAGCCTGTTGAGGATCAATTTGTTTATATGACTGAATTGGCAAGTTTAAAGGAAGTGAAATCAACATTTCATTCTCTGTCATTTTCATCTGTCAGTGAACTAGATGTGTTCTCGTTTGTGCCCGTGTTTATGCATCGAAATATTTCCTTGCCCAATGTTCGCTGGTTGGATGGTGATGTAATTCTATTCAAAAGATTTAAACCTGATAATATTATGCACGTTCTGCATGATGATGTAATACCTCTTTATCACACTATCAAATTTCTGGGAAATAGAAACTTCAAATTACTATTCACGGATAATTACTCACAAGGCCCTTATGATCAACTTTACAGATTATTTTTTGATGTTAAATATAAACCTACAGCAACAAAGCAAGACTTTTTATGTTTTAAGAATGCTTTCATGGGTGTTTCATCTGTGTCCAAGTGGTATCAGTATGGTTACCATGGAAATTTGCAAGGACCTGTCTTCAATGAAGAATTAAGTTCTTTTCATTTGCAGAGTGTAGCAGCGTCCATACTTAAGAAATTAAAGTCATTTACAGATACCGTTCATCAATACAACCAAGATTATCTCGTACTATTTTCTAGAACAGAAACACGTAAAATTCTTAATGAAGAAGAATTAATTTCCACCTTAGAGCTCAGTACTAAGATGAAGATATTAGTGATTCATGATGGTGACATCAGTGAAATAGTGTACACAGTGAGGGCTTCTAGGGGAATCATTGGAATGCATGGAGCATCATTAATTCTGGGATTATTTCTCAAGCCAGGATCAATTCTAATAGAATTATTCCCCTATGCTGTGAATCCAGAGAATTACACACCTTATCAAACATTAGCAGGCATACCGGGGATGTCAATTATTTATCGCAGTTGGAGAAATACTGACAAAGCCAGATCTGTGTCCCACCCAGAATATCCCCCAGAAGAAGGAGGGATCAGACATTTAGCAGAGAAAATCCAGGCTGAGATTATGGGCCAAGAGGAAGTTCCTCTACATAGTTGTTGCAATGATCCCTCTTGGTTGTTCCATATAAATCAGGACACAATAGTTGATGTAGAGAGAGTTGCAAATGTCACACAAGAAGCATTATTCGTGAGCCAGCAGCAGATGCATGTTGGACATCAAACCTTTTCTATGGAACCATCAGTAGTAAGAAATCTACACTGTTCTTGTGTAGATGATAAATTAAGTCTGAACTGGGAACACCCATGGAATCTTGATTACATGGAAAATGATGGAGTACAATATAGGCTTGGTATTCAAAACAGGAAGACTAAAGAATATAATGTATTTATTGTAAGtgtaaattcatataaaattgagAAGGATATAGATTGTAATTATTCATTTGATGTTTGGGTTAATGCAGAAGTCAATGGTATTCATGGTGCATTAAAATACATCGAATGttga